GTCTAAACTCTCATATGGTCCAATAAACATCTGACTCAGCATATCTCTCTTCTCAAACCTCATCACACCCTTCGTAGCAGACACTTTTAGCAACACCTTGTCTCCTACCTCAAAATCTATCTCACTCTTCttcaaatctgcataactcttctgtctaTCCTGTGCAACTCTCATATTTTATCGAATTACCTGTACTTGCTCCACCATTTCCTGAATCATTTCAGGTCCCAACACTACCGCATCTGTCATATCATCCCAAAAAACTGGACTTCTGCACTTCCTCCTATACAATGCCGCAAAAAGTGTCATGCCAATGCTACATAATAACTattattataagaaaactcaatcaaatccaacctctcctCCCATGATCCACCAGAATCCATCTcgcaagctctcaacatatcctctagTGTCTGAATAATCCTTTCTGTCTGACCATTCGTAGCTGGATGAAATGCTGTACCCATCTTCAACTGAGTCCCCATCAAAGATTGCAACTCCTACCAGAACATAGATATAAACCTCGAATCACAATCAGAAAGAATATCTTTAGTCACACCATGAAGCTTCACCACAGACTGGATATAAGCCTTAGCCAACTCCCCCTTACTccacgtatctttcattggaataaagtgtgCTGAGTTAGTCAATCTATATACAATTACCTATATTATATTATTCCCTTTCTGGGTCCTTGAAAAGCCAACAATAAAATCAATTGAAATACTCTCCCACATCCGTTCTGTGACATCTAAATATTGAACTTTACCTTGTGATGTCTtgtgctctcccttaaccctttGACATACTAAGCATTTTGCAACATACTCAGCTACCTCCTTCTTCATATTtggccaccaaaaggtcttcttcaaatctttgtacaaTTTGTCTCCTCTTGGATGAATATAATAAGGTGTAAAATGAGCTTCAGTAAGGATCTTTTTTCAGTTCATCATTATCAGGTACACAACATCTTCTAGCAAATCTAAGACAATCATCAGAATGAATATCGAACTTGGAAACACCATCAGTGCCCACGACACTGCTCACGGCCGCACGCCACTTCACCACCTTAGGATCATATTTCTGGTTCTCCTTAATCTCAGCATATAACTCAGGCTCTATGGTCAAATTCCCAATTGAATCACCCTTTCAAATCATACAAATTCCCATTTCCTTCACTTCTTCATGCAACTTCACCCTTGACATAGCAGTGCATAAAGCATGGACAGACTTCTTAGTGCATCTGCCACTATATTTGCCTTCCCTTCGTGGTATACTATCTCCATGTcgtaatctccaatcagctcaaTCTAGCTTCTTTATCTCATATTCAACTCTTTCTGGGTATAAATATACTTCAAggtcttgtgatcagaaaataccttaaaagtagtTTCATAAAGGTAATGGCGCCACAATTTTAATGCAAATACCACGACTCCCAGCTC
The Silene latifolia isolate original U9 population chromosome 11, ASM4854445v1, whole genome shotgun sequence genome window above contains:
- the LOC141613936 gene encoding uncharacterized protein LOC141613936; its protein translation is MRVAQDRQKSYADLKKSEIDFEVGDKVLLKVSATKGVMRFEKRDMLSQMFIGPYESLDRVGEVAYRLALPPAFDRVNNVFHVSQLRKYVSDPTYVLDPDHMEIDKQMSYV